Below is a genomic region from Actinoallomurus bryophytorum.
CACACCCTTCCCAGAGGGAAGGAAAGGCACAGGAATCCCAGTTGTGGACGCGTATACCGTTCTACAATCGTCGCGTGACGCCGATCGCGGATTCGACGTTGGCTCTTAGTTGCTCTGTCCGCTATGGTCGTCTCTGTTCGCAAGTTTCACTAAAAGGTATGGCGGGGGTTTCTTGACTCCGCTACTTCGTACCTCTATAACAGTTGCGCCCAGATTGTAGAGTTCGGCTGACGGGAACACGCCATCGGCCCGGGTGGGAGAGGATCAGGGTGCCCCGGCCCGGAAGTGCCACTGTCCGCAATCGTCGTCTCGCCGCAGAGCTGAGGCGTTTGCGGGAGTCAGGCGATTTCACTGGTGATGACGTCGCCGAGCGGCTGGGATGGTCCGCCTCCAAGGTCAGCCGGCTCGAGAACGCCCGGCAGGCCCCGCGTTTCGCCGACGTCCGGCGCCTCCTGGACCTGTACGGCGTGGAAGGCACCTATCGCGAGCAGCTGCTCCAGCTGGCTCGCGACGCCGTACGCCGTGGATGGTGGGAGGCGTTCTCCGACGCACTGCCCGAGCAGTACGCGTCCTATATCGGCCTGGAGATCGAGGCCGAGGAGATCTGTCAGTGGGAGACCCAGGTGGTCCCGGGTCTGCTCCAGACGGAGGCGTACGCACAGGCCGTCGAGCAGCGGTCCCACTCGACGGAGGTCATTCCCCCTAGCCGCGTGGACGCACGGGTCGAGGCGCGGCTGGAGCGCCAGTCGGTGCTCACCCGCGAGAACCACCCCCTGCGGCTGTCGGTCGTCCTCGACGAGTCTCTCCTGCTCCGGCGCCATGGCGACGCGGCCGTCATGGTCGACCAGCTACGGCATCTCCAGGAGCTTTCGGCCCTGCCGAACCTCAGCCTCCAAGTTCTTCCACTTGATGGGCCCCATCCGATCGCGACGGGGTCCTTCACGCTTCTGCAGTTCCCGCATGTGGGTGGGATTAAATTTCATGATGTCGTATATATAGAACACCTCAACGGGTGTTCATATTTGGAAGAAGAGACCGAAACCTACCGGCATAGGCTCAGTTTCGAACGACTCAGAGCAGAGGCGCTCGGGCCATCGGAATCCTTGGAGCGAATATCCAGGATTGCCCGGGAAGCGTGGATAGTTGGTTAACGAAAGGAGGTGAATATGGTGGAGAAGACAATTGAGCGCCTCGCGATCGACTGGAAGAAGAGTTCCCGCAGCATGGCTAACGGGAACTGTGTCGAAGTTGCTCCGGTATCTTTGACGAGCATGGACATTGTGTCGAATGTACTGCCGGTGAGCACGTCCGGTTGACGTTAATAATATGCGGACGATCCGTGCAAAACTAATCTGTTGTGGCACGTCGCCCGTGTTCAAGGTCCACTTCCTCCGCTGCGAGATCGGCGGAGGAGGTGGACTTATATTTTTGTGTCAACGCTGCTCGTGACGGGTGCCGGGCGCGCCGCCGCCCCCTTTCCTGGGCCCGCCCCCCCGGGTCCTCGTCCCCGCGAATTCCGCGTCCCGTACGCCGTATCACGCTCGCGGCCCGCCTTCTTGCCTGCATGCGACGGCGGGGGCGCTGGGGCTGGTGTTGCCCGTCGACCCTGTGGGTATGCAATCAGTAACAGTGTGTCTTTTGGGGGTTCTGATCGCTGCGAATACGGGGGAGTCGCCATGACAGTCGGTGGTGTCATCACCGCGATCATCTTCGGCGCCATCATCGGAGCGCTGGCGCGCCTCCTGGTGCCGGGCAGACAACATATGCCGATCTGGCTGACCGTCGTGGTCGGCATCGTGGCCGCTCTCATCGGCACCTGGATCGCGCGGGCGCTGCATCTCAAGACGCACGGCTTCAACTTCTGGGAAACGATCTTCCAGGTCGGACTCGCGATTATCGGTGTGCTCCTCGTGACGGCGCTGTGGCCCCGAAAAGCGGGCCGCTAGGGTCTCTGGCCGTCGACGGTCAGGGCTGGCGGGCATCGGACGGCGGACACCCTGCCCGGCCATGAGGACGCGCGCGCCGGCGAGGCACGGCGCTTTCCTGGAGCGCCGCTCCGGCCGGCTCAGGACTCGGCGCGGTCCCGCGGTTGACGCAGTCCTGCGATGAGGAGCTCGACCAGCCGGCGTGCGTCGTAGTGGGGATCGTTGTGCGCGCCGATGCAGAGGTTCCCGACGCCGCGCATGAGCTCATAGGCCTTCACGTCGGAGCGAATCTCGCCGGCACCCGCGGCGGCGTCGAGCAGCCGGGTGCACACGGGCACGAGGCGGTCGAGGAAGTAGGCGTGAAGGGTGTCGAAGCCGGCGTTGTCGGACTGCAACACGGCGGCGAGTCCGTGCTTGGTGACCAGGAAGTCGACGAAGAGGTTGATCCATCGCCCCAGCGCCGCGTGAGGGGTCGCGGAGGTCTCCAGCAGGGCTGGACCCGCCTCGGCGCAGGCGTCGACCTGGTGCCGGTAGACGGCGATGATGAGATCCGATCGGGTCGGGAAGTGGCGGTAGATCGTGCCCATCCCGACACCGGCCTTGGCCGCGATGTCGCGAACCGGGGCCTCCACGCCTGACGTGACGAAGACCGCGGCGGCCGCGTCGAGCAGAGTCTTCTCGTTGCGCCGGGCGTCCGCCCGCTTCGACCGGGCGGCGCGCCCCGCGCCCTCGTCGCCGTCGCTCAAAGCGCCACTCCCTCCACTACCGAGCTTGCCAAACGGAACAACGCTCCGTATCTTTTAGCGGAACAAGGTTCCGTTTGCTCATGATGCCAGAGCAGGGGCCCCACGGCCAAACCCCTCCCTCGAACCTCGGTGGCGCGCCCTCACTCGCACTGCCTCGTGCCGAAAGGACCGACAGCCCCATGCCGCGAACACCCCAGCCCCGTTTCGGGATCATGACCGCCCCCATGCAGGTCGACTACCACGACATCCTGCGGGTCTGGCGCGAGGCGGACACGATTCCCGAGATCGAGCACGCCTGGCTCTTCGACCACCTCATGCCGATCGGCGGCGACCCGAGCGGACCGATCCACGAAGGCTGGACCCTGCTCTCGGCCCTCGCCGCACAGACCCGGCGACTGCGCCTCGGCCTGCTCGTGACCAGCAACCGCTTCCGGCCGCCCGCGATGCTGGCCAAGATCGCCGCAACCGTCGACATCGTCTCGGGCGGACGGCTCGACTTCGGTATCGGCGCGGGTTCACGGCCCAGCCACCCCCTGGCCCGGCGCGAGTACGAGGCGAACGGCCTGCCCTTCCACGACTCCGCCCACGCCGTGGGAAGCCTCGCCGAAGCCTGCACGGTGATCCGTCGGTTGTGGACCGAGGAGGAGCCGTTCGACTTCCACGGCACCTACGTCGACCTCACCGGAGCGTTCTGCAACCCCAAGCCCGTCCAGCACCCCCACCCGCCGGTCCTCATCGGCGGACGCTCGGCCGCCCTGCTACGGGTCGCCGCCGAGCACGCCGACCTGTGGAACATCCCCGGCGGCGACCTCGGCGACGTCGTCCAGCGCAGCGCACTGCTGGACCGCTACTGCGCCGAGATCGGCCGCGACCCCGCCACCATCACCCGCTCGATCCACCTGCCGGTCTCCTACGACCGGCCCGGCACCACCCGCGACGCGATCGACGGCGCGATCGAGGCCGGCTTCGGCCACCTCGTCCTCGGACTGCCGTCGCCCTACCCCACCAACGTCGCACGGTGGGTCACCGACGAGCTCATCAGCACGTCGATCTAGAGCCTGCCTCGAAGTCCTCGGTCTGGGGTCCGTTCGGTCTGGCCCCGCCCGTCGTGGAGCCCGCCCGTCGTGGAGCCCGCCCCGTCGTGGAGCCCACCCCCCTGGAGCCCACCCCCTGGAGCCCACCCCCCTGGAGCCCACCCGCCAGTGAGAATGGTGGGGCAGGCGATGCTGGTGTGGTTTGGCTCTTTGCCCGCCCGACCTCGTGAGTGAGTGTCTTTCCCCGGATCTGTCGGCCGTGCTGGTGTGTCTGCGGGGTGTGCGCTGGGCCGGTGCCGTGACTTGATAAGAGCTCGGCCTAGGAGCCTCATCACTGGTCTGTCCGATGCACCGGCCCAGCGCGTGCCACGTCTCGTTTCCCTCACGAGGATTGGCAGGTTCAGGATGGCACGCAGGAGCAGGCGACCGGACAAGCGGCGGGTCGTGGGTGGGGTCGACACCCACCACGACACCCATCACGCCGCGGTGGAGTTGATGAACGGCGGCCGGATCGCGGACGCGCAGTTTCCCGCCACGGTTGAGGGCTATGCGCGGTTGCTGGCCTGGATGGAAGGCTTCGGCCGGATCCACGCGGTCGGGGTGGAGGGCACCGGCTCCTACGGAGCGGGCCTGACCCGGTACCTGCGCGGTCAAGGTGTCACCGTGGTGGAGGTGAACCGGCCCGACCGCCGTCAGCGCCGCAGTGTCGGTAAGTCCGATCCGTTGGATGCTTATGCCGCCGCTGATGCGGTGCTGGCCGGCCGCGCCCGCGCACTGCCCAAAGGCAACGACGGGATCGCCGAATCGATCCGGGTGCTGCACCTGACCCGGACCGGAGCCATCAAGGCCCGCACCGCAGCCATCAACGAACTACGAGCCGTGCTGGTCACCGCACCGGCACAACTTCGCGAACACCTCACCGGCAAACCCACCCCGGCACTGATCAGCGCATGCGCACGGCTGCGCCCAGGCACCGACCTGACCGACCCGCTCCACGCCACCAAACACGCCCTCCGCGCGCTGGCCCACCGCCACCAGCACCTGACCACCGAAATCGATGGTCTCAACCTGCACCTGAAAGCCTTGATCACCCAGACCCGCCCCGACCTGCTCGCCATTTACGGCGTCGGGGTCGAGACCGCCGCACAGCTGCTGATCACCTGCGGCGACAACCCCGACCGCCTCACCACCCCAGCCGCCTTCGCCGCTCTGTGCGGGGTGGCCCCGATCCCTGCTTCCAGTGGCAAGACCACCCGGCACCGGCTCTCACGCGGCGGAGACCGCCAAGCCAACCGCGCCCTCTACCTGATCACCATCACCCGCATGAGCCACTGCGCCCGAACCCGAACCTACGTCCAACGCCGCACCAGCCAAGGCAAACCCAAACCCGAGATCATCCGCTGCCTCAAACGCTACCTCGCACGCGAACTCTTCAAAGCCCTCACCAGCACAAACACCACCAACAAACAGCTACCAGCCGCCACTTGACACCACATAAGAGCATCCGGGGGTGCCATCCCACTCTCATTGTCCAGCCAGAACAGCAGCGGGCGAAAGTAGAGCGGGGATCTGTGGATAACACCGGGGTGGCGGCACCCAGGCGTCGCCCGGGCGTCGCCCAGGCGTCGCCACACGGCGGCAGCAGGACCCTGAGACAGGCCCTACGGCTGCCGCTGGGGTGGGCGCAGGATCGGGCGCAGGTGGTCGAGGACGGTGGCGTCCTCGATCGTGGACGGCACCGCCACGTCGTCGCCGTCCGCGATGCCGCGCATCGTGCCGCGCAGGATCTTGCCCGACCTCGTCTTCGGCAGCGCCTGTACGACCGCGACCTCCTTGAACGCGGCGACCGGGCCGATCTGCTCGCGGACCGCGCGTACCAGCTCCCCGCGCAGTGTCGGCTCGTCCACATCCGTCCCGCTCTTCAGCACCACGAACCCGCGCGGCACCTGTCCCTTCAACTCGTCGCGCACTCCCACGACGGCGGCCTCGGCCACCGACGGATGGGCGCACAGGACCTCCTCCATCACCCCGGTCGACAGCCGGTGCCCGGCCACGTTGATGATGTCGTCCGTACGGCCCAGCACCCGGATGTAGCCGTCCTCGTCGATCGTGCCGCCGTCGCCGCTCAGGTAGTGGCCCGGATACCGGGACAGGTACGACTCGACGTACCGCTCGTCGTCCCTCCACAGCGTGAGCAGGGTGCCCGGCGGCAGCGGCAGCCGGATCGCGATGTCGCCCTCGACGCCCGGCGGGGCCACCGCCCCCTCGGGCAGCATCACGCGTACGTCGTAGCCCGGGACCGCGACGCTCGGCGAGCCCGCCTTGATCCGCATCGGCTCCAGGCCCCGCAGGTTCGCCACGATCGGCCAGCCGGTCTCGGTCTGCCACCAGTGGTCGATCACCGGACGGCCGAGGATCTGCGTCGCCCATTCGTACGTGCCCGGGTCCAGGCGCTCGCCGGCCAGGAACAGCGTGCGCAGCGCCGACAGGTCATGCGGTTTGAGCAGCCTGCCCTCCGGGTCCTCCTTCTTGATCGCCCGGATCGCGGTGGGGGCGGTGAACAGGGCGTTCACCCGGTGCTCGGCGGCGACCCGCCAGAACGCCCCGGCGTCCGGCGTGCCGACCGGCTTGCCCTCGTACAGGACGGTCGTGCAGCCGGCCAGCAGCGGCGCGTAGACGATGTAGGAGTGCCCGACCACCCACCCCACGTCCGACGCCGCCCAGAACACCTCACCGGCCGAGACGCCGTAGACGTTCGTCATCGACCAGCGCAGGGCGACCGCGTGCCCGCCGTTGTCGCGTACGACGCCCTTGGGCCGTCCGGTCGTACCCGAGGTGTAGAGGATGTACAGCGGGTCGGTCGCCGCCACCGGCACGCACTCGGTCGGCCGCGCGTCCGCCATGGCATGGTCCCAGTCGACGTCGCGGCCGCTCACCAGCGTGGCGTGCGCCTGGGGGCGCTGCACGATCACGCAGTCGCCCACCTTGTGCGTGGCGCGTTCGAGCGCCTCGTCGAGCAGTGGTTTGTACTCGATGACCCGGCTGCCCTCGATGCCGCACGAGGCGGAGACGACCACCTTGGGCTGCGCGTCGTCGATGCGGACGGCCAGCTCGCGCGGTGAGAAGCCGCCGAACACCACCGAGTGCACGGCACCGATGCGCGCGCAGGCGAGCATCGCCACCACCGTCTGCGGGATCATCGGCAGGTACAGGATGACGCGGTCGCCGCGCTCGACGCCGAGACCGCGCAGCACCCCGGCGAAGCGTGCCGTCTCGTCGCGCAGCTCCCGGTACGTGAAGCGGGCCTGCGTTCCGGTCACCGGGCTGTCGTAGATCAGCGCGAGCTGGTCGGCCCGGCCCTGCTCCACGTGCCGGTCGAGGGCGTTCTCGCAGGTGTTGAGCTCACCCCCGGTGAACCACCGGTAGAAGGGCGCGGCGCCGTCGTCGAGGACCCGCTCTGGCGGCGTACGCCAGCGGATGTCACGAGCGGCCTCCGCCCAGAACCGTGCCGGATCACCGAGACTGCGTTCGTACGCGGCCGCGTAGGGGCCCATGTGCACCTCCGCCAGAGGGGAAGTTCCACTATGGCGAGCGCGGGCGCCCCTACGTCAAGACGTCTGGAGCGCTTCGATGCGGTCGGTGTGCGCCGGGTGCCGCAGGCCGTGCACGACCGCGACCCCCGCGGCGAGCCACGCGCCGATGGCGACGACCACGAAGCACAGCACGTAGGCGTGCAGCGTGGGCACGCCGGGCAGCCCGCGGATCGTCTCGCCGGTGAGCACGGCGGCGATGACCGCGCCGGACACACTGCCGCCCGCGGTGCGTACGAGGGAGTTGACGCCGCTGGCGATGCCGCTCTGGTCCATCGGCACGTGCTGCACGGCCAGCGTGCCGAGCGCGGCGTACGCGATGCCGAAGCCGATGCCCTGGACGGCGCTGAAGCCCAGCATGTCGTACACGTGCGAGTGCGAGAGCGCGAGCCACATGTAGCTGAGCCCGGCGAACACCGAGCCGATGGCCATGGAGTACGCGGCGCCGATGCGCCCGGCGATGCGCCCGGCCAGCGCGGAGAACACCAGCATCGTGACCGTGCTGGGCAGCATGTACAGGCCGACGTCCAGGACGTTGCCGCCGAGGCCGTACCCGACCGACTTCGGCGTCTGCACGAACGTGGCGATCAGCGTGAACGCGGCATACATCGAGAAGCCCAGCAGCAGCGAGGCGAAGTTCGCCGACAGCGACTGACGGCCGACGAGCAGGCCCAGCCGTACGAGCGGCTGGGCCACCCGGAGCTCGACGAGGACCCACGTGACGGTGAGCACGACCGTGCCGGCGAACAGCGCGAGCACGCCGCCCGACGCCCAGCCCCAGGCGTTGCCCTCGCTGATCGCCAGCAGCAGGCACACCAGCAGCCCGGCCAGGAGCGTCGCGCCGGCGTAGTCGGGACGGCCGCCCGTGCGGACGCCGACGTCGCGGGCGGACACCGCCACCATCACCAGGCCCGCGGCGGCGAGCGCCGCGGCGATCCAGAACTCGGGCCGGTAGCTGTCGATGTGGTCGGCGATCAGACCCGTCACGATCATGCCCATGCTGCCGCCGACGCCCATCGTGGCGGAGACGATGCCGATACCCGAGGTCACCTTCTCGCGCGGGAAGCTGTCGCGGATCATGCCGATGGCGAGCGGGATCAGCGCCGACGAGGTGCCCTGCAGGGCGCGGCCGACGATGAGCACGCCGAGCGAACCGGACAGCGCGCACACGATCGAGCCGGCCAGCAGCAGGACCATCGTGACGAGGATGAGGTTCTTCTTGCCGTACATGTCCCCGAGCCGTGCCAGCAGGGGAGTGGCGACCGCGCCGGCCAGCAGCGACGCGGTGAACACCCAGGTGACCGAGGCGACCGAGGTGTTGAAGTGCCGCATCAGCTGGGGGAGCAGCGGCAGCACCAGAGTCTGCTGTACGGACACCACCATGCCGGACACGGACAGGGCCAGCAGCGTCAGCCCGGTATGGGTGGGCGTGCTGCTCGGGCGCGGTGTGGTGGCGACATCGACCATCGGGGCTCTCCTCGAAGGGTGGAGGGTCTCGGGCGATCTTATACTTACTTAACTTAAGTAAGCATATAGTCAGACGTATGGCCTATTCCGAGGACAATCCCGAGGACATGGTCGAGCTGGAACGGGCTCTCATGCGGATCTCCCACCTCCTGACGCGGGCCAAGCAGCACGACCAGACGATCGTCGAGGCCGGGGTCGCCGTCGACCGGGCGAGCACCCCGCTGCTGCGCGTGCTGGCCGACGCGCCCGAACCCGTACGCCTGGGAGCGCTGGCCGACCGCCTCGCCGTCGAGGCGCCGCACGTGACCCGGCAGGTCCAGCGGCTCGAACGCGCCGGCTTCGTCGAACGGGTCCCGGACCCCGACGACGGGCGTGCGCAGCGCGTGCGCATCACCACCAAGGGCGCCGAGACCGTGGAGTGCGTACGCGCCGTGGGCCGCCGCCAGATGGCCGCGGCCCTGGCCGGGTGGTCGGACGAGGATCGCCATCGCCTGGCCGTGCTCTGCCATCGCATGGTCGACGACTTCCTCCGGCACGCCGACGACGAGGGCCTGCTCGGCCGCTGAGTGGCCGGTTCAGGCCAGGAAGTCAAAGCGCGTTCCCGTGCCCGCGGCCCGGTAGGCGACCCAGCTGAGCACGAGGTCCTGCCAGGGCAGTCCGACCGGGGCGTACACGGTCACCTCCGCGTCGCGGGTACGGCCGGCCGCGCCGCCGAGCACCTCGGCGATCGTCCCGGCGGCGTGCTCGCGGGTGAGGCCCGCGTTGCCGAGCGCGCCCATCTCCTCGGCCAGGTCGAGGTCGTCGACGAAGGTACGGCTCGCGCGCAGCAATCCCGGGGCCAGCTCGGCCTTGCCGGGCTCGTCCGCGCCGAGCGAGGTCACGTGCGTACCCGGTGCCACGTCGTGCAGGACCGGTTCTCGTGCCCACGTGGCGGCCACGACGATGTCCGCCGGTCCGATCTCCTCCCGCGGTACGGCGCGCCCGCCGTGCCGCGCGGCGAACTCCGCCGCACGCACCGGGTCCAGGTCGGTCACCAGGAGCTCGCGCACCGGCCGGAGGCGGCGCAGGCCCGTGACCACCAGGTCGGCCTGCGCGCCCGCACCGATCACCGCCACCGTGCCGGCGCCGGTCCGTGCGAGCGCGTGCGTGCCCAGGGCCGCCGCGAGGCCGGTACGCCAGGCGGTGACGGTCGCCGAGTCCAGCAGCGCGAGCAGCTCGCCGGTGGCGAGGTCGTGCAGGCAGACCACCCCGCGCAGGGCCGGGTACGCGCCGGGGAACTTGGCGTTGACCTTGACCGTGTACGCCGGCACGCCGTCGGCCAGCCCGGGCAGCAAAGCCGCCGCGGTGCCGGGTCCGGGCAGGCCGGTGCGTACTCGCCGGGGGAGTACGCCGCCGGGCGGCAGGAGGAACCCGGCACGGAGTGCGTCCAGGCACGCGTCCGGGTCCAGGAGCCCTTCCAGATCGGTGCGGTTCAGCAGGAGTGTCACATCCGCTGATCCTTTCAGGGGCACGGAAACGCCGGGCTGGGGCGTGTCCGACGGATGGCGTGCGTAGCGAGCGGTGTCCAGGCGGCGCGTCGCAAGGCGGAGGAGGGAACCGGCCGGCGACAACCGCGGCGAGGCGTCGTCCGGGCGCCGCGTAGCAGGACGGGCATCTGTCGGGACACGCCCTGGCGTGGCGTCGGCCGTGCCGCGGTCATAGGTTTCTGACATGGACTCCCGACGCCGAGTGCCGCGTACCGACGCCGTGCTCGCCGACCCGCGGCTCGCCGCCGCGGCGGACCGGCTGGGGCGCGGCATCGTCAAGGCGGCCGTCACCGGCGCGCAGGAGCGTGCCCGGTCGGGGGAGATCGCCGCCGAGCGGGTGGCGGACGCCGCCGTGGCGGCGCTGCCCGCGACCGCCGCGAGTCTCCGGCCGGTCGTCAACGCGACCGGAGTGCTGCTGCACACCAACCTCGGTCGTGCGCCCCTGTCGGCCGCCGCGCGGGAGGCCGTGTCGGCCGCCGCGGGATGCACGGACGTGGAGTTCGACCTGGCCACCGGGCGCCGCGACCGGCGCGGACGCGGCACGCTGGCCGCCCTCGCCGAGGCGTGCCCGGCGGCCGAGGCGGTGCACGTGGTGAACAACAACGCCGCGGCCCTGGTACTCGCCGCCACGGTCCTCGCGCAGGGCCGCGAGATCGTGATCAGCCGCGGCGAGATGGTGGAGATCGGCGACGGTTTCCGGCTGCCGGCGCTGCTCGCCTCGACCGGTGCGCGCCTGCGCGAGGTCGGCACCACCAACCGCACCACCGCCGCCGACTACGCCGACGCGATCGGGCCGGAGACCGGCTTCGTGCTCAAGGTGCATCCCTCCAACTTCCGCATCGAGGGGTTCACCGCCGAGGCCGCCGTACGCGACCTGACCGGCCTGGGCGTGCCGGTCGTCGCCGACATCGGTTCCGGCCTGCTCGCGCCCGAGCCGGTGCTGCCCGGCGAGCCCGACGCCGCGACCGTGCTCGCCGAGGGCGCCGACCTGGTCACCGCCAGCGGCGACAAGCTGCTGGGCGGCCCTCAGGCGGGGCTGCTGCTCGGCCGGTCCGAGCTGGTCGAACGCCTGCGCCGCCACCCGCTCGCCCGCGCGCTGCGGGTCGACAAGCTCACGCTCGCCGCGCTGGAGGCGTCCCTGCGCGGACCGGAGCCACCGACCGCCCAGGCGCTGCACGCCGGCCTCGCCTCGCTCCGCGAGCGTGCCGTGCTCCTGGCCAAGGAGCTGACCGGCTACGACGCCGTGGTGGTCGACTCCGTCGCCCGGGTCGGCGGCGGCGGAGCACCGGGGGTCGAGCTGCCCAGCGTGGCCGTCGGCCTGCCGGAGACCTGTGCCGTGCCCCTGCGCCGCGCCGGCATCGTGGGCCGCGTCGAGTCCGGCCGCCTGCTCCTGGACCTGCGCGGGATCCCGGCGGATCTCGGTGTGACGGTGCTCGCCGCGCGGATACGGGAATCCCTCCAGTGCATGTGATCGCCACCGCGGGCCACGTCGACCACGGAAAGTCGACGCTCGTCCGCGCGCTCACCGGCATGGAGCCGGACCGCTGGGCCGAGGAGCGGCGGCGGGGCATGACCATCGACCTGGGCTTCGCCTGGATGACGCTGGACTCGGGGGAGCGGCTCGCGTTCGTGGACGTCCCCGGGCACGAACGCTTCGTGACCAACATGCTCGCCGGCGTCGGCCCGGTGCCCGCGGTCATGATCGTCGTGGCGGCGGACGAGGGCTGGATGCCGCAGTCCGCCGAGCACCTCGCCGCCGTCGACGCGCTCCGGGTGCGCCACGGCCTGCTCGTCGTCACGCGTTCGGACCGCGCCGACCCTGCCGCCGCGCTGGCCCAGGCGCGAGCGGAGATCGCCCGGACCACCCTCGGCGACGTCCACGCGATCGCGGTCAGCGGCGCGACCGGCCAGGGGCTGCCGGAGCTGCGGACCGCCCTCGGCGACCTGGCCGCCCGCCTGCCGGCGCCGGACCCTCGCGCGCCGGTGCGGATCTGGATCGACCGGGCGTTCACGATCAAGGGCAGCGGCACGGTCGTCACCGGCACGCTGCCCGCCGGCAGCCTGCGCTCCGGGGGTGAGCTGCTCCTGGAGGGCAGGCCGGTGCGCGTACGTTCCCTGCAGACGCTGAAGGAGACCACCCGTGAGGTGACCGGCGTCGCCCGGGTCGCGATCAACCTGCGCGGCGTCGAACGCGACGACGTCTCCCGTGGCATGGCCCTCACCGGCAGCGAATGGACCGTCACCGATGTCATCGACGTACGCGTCGAGGGCGTGGACCG
It encodes:
- a CDS encoding helix-turn-helix domain-containing protein, which encodes MPRPGSATVRNRRLAAELRRLRESGDFTGDDVAERLGWSASKVSRLENARQAPRFADVRRLLDLYGVEGTYREQLLQLARDAVRRGWWEAFSDALPEQYASYIGLEIEAEEICQWETQVVPGLLQTEAYAQAVEQRSHSTEVIPPSRVDARVEARLERQSVLTRENHPLRLSVVLDESLLLRRHGDAAVMVDQLRHLQELSALPNLSLQVLPLDGPHPIATGSFTLLQFPHVGGIKFHDVVYIEHLNGCSYLEEETETYRHRLSFERLRAEALGPSESLERISRIAREAWIVG
- a CDS encoding DUF397 domain-containing protein, producing MVEKTIERLAIDWKKSSRSMANGNCVEVAPVSLTSMDIVSNVLPVSTSG
- a CDS encoding GlsB/YeaQ/YmgE family stress response membrane protein, which translates into the protein MTVGGVITAIIFGAIIGALARLLVPGRQHMPIWLTVVVGIVAALIGTWIARALHLKTHGFNFWETIFQVGLAIIGVLLVTALWPRKAGR
- a CDS encoding TetR/AcrR family transcriptional regulator translates to MSDGDEGAGRAARSKRADARRNEKTLLDAAAAVFVTSGVEAPVRDIAAKAGVGMGTIYRHFPTRSDLIIAVYRHQVDACAEAGPALLETSATPHAALGRWINLFVDFLVTKHGLAAVLQSDNAGFDTLHAYFLDRLVPVCTRLLDAAAGAGEIRSDVKAYELMRGVGNLCIGAHNDPHYDARRLVELLIAGLRQPRDRAES
- a CDS encoding LLM class flavin-dependent oxidoreductase, which encodes MPRTPQPRFGIMTAPMQVDYHDILRVWREADTIPEIEHAWLFDHLMPIGGDPSGPIHEGWTLLSALAAQTRRLRLGLLVTSNRFRPPAMLAKIAATVDIVSGGRLDFGIGAGSRPSHPLARREYEANGLPFHDSAHAVGSLAEACTVIRRLWTEEEPFDFHGTYVDLTGAFCNPKPVQHPHPPVLIGGRSAALLRVAAEHADLWNIPGGDLGDVVQRSALLDRYCAEIGRDPATITRSIHLPVSYDRPGTTRDAIDGAIEAGFGHLVLGLPSPYPTNVARWVTDELISTSI
- a CDS encoding IS110 family transposase, with protein sequence MGGVDTHHDTHHAAVELMNGGRIADAQFPATVEGYARLLAWMEGFGRIHAVGVEGTGSYGAGLTRYLRGQGVTVVEVNRPDRRQRRSVGKSDPLDAYAAADAVLAGRARALPKGNDGIAESIRVLHLTRTGAIKARTAAINELRAVLVTAPAQLREHLTGKPTPALISACARLRPGTDLTDPLHATKHALRALAHRHQHLTTEIDGLNLHLKALITQTRPDLLAIYGVGVETAAQLLITCGDNPDRLTTPAAFAALCGVAPIPASSGKTTRHRLSRGGDRQANRALYLITITRMSHCARTRTYVQRRTSQGKPKPEIIRCLKRYLARELFKALTSTNTTNKQLPAAT
- a CDS encoding propionyl-CoA synthetase — encoded protein: MGPYAAAYERSLGDPARFWAEAARDIRWRTPPERVLDDGAAPFYRWFTGGELNTCENALDRHVEQGRADQLALIYDSPVTGTQARFTYRELRDETARFAGVLRGLGVERGDRVILYLPMIPQTVVAMLACARIGAVHSVVFGGFSPRELAVRIDDAQPKVVVSASCGIEGSRVIEYKPLLDEALERATHKVGDCVIVQRPQAHATLVSGRDVDWDHAMADARPTECVPVAATDPLYILYTSGTTGRPKGVVRDNGGHAVALRWSMTNVYGVSAGEVFWAASDVGWVVGHSYIVYAPLLAGCTTVLYEGKPVGTPDAGAFWRVAAEHRVNALFTAPTAIRAIKKEDPEGRLLKPHDLSALRTLFLAGERLDPGTYEWATQILGRPVIDHWWQTETGWPIVANLRGLEPMRIKAGSPSVAVPGYDVRVMLPEGAVAPPGVEGDIAIRLPLPPGTLLTLWRDDERYVESYLSRYPGHYLSGDGGTIDEDGYIRVLGRTDDIINVAGHRLSTGVMEEVLCAHPSVAEAAVVGVRDELKGQVPRGFVVLKSGTDVDEPTLRGELVRAVREQIGPVAAFKEVAVVQALPKTRSGKILRGTMRGIADGDDVAVPSTIEDATVLDHLRPILRPPQRQP
- a CDS encoding MFS transporter translates to MVDVATTPRPSSTPTHTGLTLLALSVSGMVVSVQQTLVLPLLPQLMRHFNTSVASVTWVFTASLLAGAVATPLLARLGDMYGKKNLILVTMVLLLAGSIVCALSGSLGVLIVGRALQGTSSALIPLAIGMIRDSFPREKVTSGIGIVSATMGVGGSMGMIVTGLIADHIDSYRPEFWIAAALAAAGLVMVAVSARDVGVRTGGRPDYAGATLLAGLLVCLLLAISEGNAWGWASGGVLALFAGTVVLTVTWVLVELRVAQPLVRLGLLVGRQSLSANFASLLLGFSMYAAFTLIATFVQTPKSVGYGLGGNVLDVGLYMLPSTVTMLVFSALAGRIAGRIGAAYSMAIGSVFAGLSYMWLALSHSHVYDMLGFSAVQGIGFGIAYAALGTLAVQHVPMDQSGIASGVNSLVRTAGGSVSGAVIAAVLTGETIRGLPGVPTLHAYVLCFVVVAIGAWLAAGVAVVHGLRHPAHTDRIEALQTS
- a CDS encoding MarR family winged helix-turn-helix transcriptional regulator; translated protein: MAYSEDNPEDMVELERALMRISHLLTRAKQHDQTIVEAGVAVDRASTPLLRVLADAPEPVRLGALADRLAVEAPHVTRQVQRLERAGFVERVPDPDDGRAQRVRITTKGAETVECVRAVGRRQMAAALAGWSDEDRHRLAVLCHRMVDDFLRHADDEGLLGR
- a CDS encoding ornithine cyclodeaminase family protein, whose protein sequence is MTLLLNRTDLEGLLDPDACLDALRAGFLLPPGGVLPRRVRTGLPGPGTAAALLPGLADGVPAYTVKVNAKFPGAYPALRGVVCLHDLATGELLALLDSATVTAWRTGLAAALGTHALARTGAGTVAVIGAGAQADLVVTGLRRLRPVRELLVTDLDPVRAAEFAARHGGRAVPREEIGPADIVVAATWAREPVLHDVAPGTHVTSLGADEPGKAELAPGLLRASRTFVDDLDLAEEMGALGNAGLTREHAAGTIAEVLGGAAGRTRDAEVTVYAPVGLPWQDLVLSWVAYRAAGTGTRFDFLA